Proteins encoded together in one Capricornis sumatraensis isolate serow.1 chromosome 3, serow.2, whole genome shotgun sequence window:
- the RPS15A gene encoding small ribosomal subunit protein uS8, protein MVRMNVLADALKSINNAEKRGKRQVLIRPCSKVIVRFLTVMMKHGYIGEFEIIDDHRAGKIVVNLTGRLNKCGVISPRFDVQLKDLEKWQNNLLPSRQFGFIVLTTSAGIMDHEEARRKHTGGKILGFFF, encoded by the exons ATGGTGCGCATGAATGTCCTGGCCGATGCTCTCAAGAGTATCAATAATGCCGAGAAGAGAGGCAAACGCCAGGTCCTTATTAGGCCGTGCTCCAAAGTCATCGTCAGGTTTCTAACAGTGATGATGAAGCATG GTTACATTGGCGAATTTGAAATCATTGATGATCACAGGGCTGGGAAAATTGTTGTGAACCTCACAGGCAGGCTAAATAAG TGTGGAGTGATCAGCCCCAGATTTGATGTACAACTCaaagatctagaaaaatggcagaaTAACCTGCTCCCATCCCGTCAGTTTGG TTTCATTGTACTGACAACCTCAGCTGGCATCATGGACCATGAAGAAGCAAGACGAAAACATACAGGAGGGAAAATCCTTGGATTCTTTTTCTAG